The following proteins come from a genomic window of Mariniflexile sp. TRM1-10:
- a CDS encoding family 43 glycosylhydrolase: MKKLVLKTVVLSVVCVFTLQAQNLHFDGYLFAYFEGASESRKSEEQLRFAISEDAINWTALNNNKPILNSDDISQSGGIRDPHILRGEDKNSYYMVATDMSTASNGWKENPGIVLLKSDNLTEWKHSKINLSKDYPDKFADAYWVWAPQTIYDPVVKKYLIYFTVKFKDDDKLDFYSAYANKDFSGFESVPTLMYRAKDGAIDGDIIYKDGTYHLFYKGNTKDENGKEIKNGIKQATSKSLQGPWKESFEYIDYYADNKTTVEGSSVFKLNNSEEYILMYDLYSSGRYEFQRSKDLYSFTQKPESFTKNFHPRHGSVIGITKEELNRLKDQWGNDPEKPRHYKSQGNPIFTHKYTADPAAIVEDDTLWLYTGHDFEGGQKGYKMKDWCVFSTTNMQNWTEYPIPLKITDFSWATSGDAYAGHVIEKNGKYYWYISTNWSGIGVAVSDTPEGPFKDALGKPLLTNEDCFASSHSWACIDPAIFIDNDGQAWIFWGNRQCYYAKLKENMIEIDGEVKQLNFEGFEFTEAPWIHKRKGKYYLTYATEFPEKIAYAMADNIEGPYEYKGILNEIAGNSNTNHQAIVEFKGQSYFIYHNGGIQTDGGSYSRSVCIDKLEYNKDGTIKPIIMSTTGVNK; encoded by the coding sequence ATGAAGAAATTAGTGTTAAAAACGGTTGTTTTGTCGGTAGTATGTGTTTTTACCTTGCAAGCACAAAATCTGCATTTTGACGGTTATCTATTTGCCTATTTTGAAGGCGCTTCGGAAAGCAGAAAAAGTGAAGAACAACTGCGTTTTGCAATCAGTGAAGATGCGATTAACTGGACGGCCTTAAATAATAACAAACCTATATTAAATTCAGATGACATATCACAATCCGGAGGCATTCGCGACCCTCATATTTTAAGAGGCGAAGATAAAAACTCATATTACATGGTCGCTACTGATATGTCAACAGCATCAAATGGTTGGAAGGAAAATCCGGGAATCGTATTGTTGAAATCTGATAATCTAACCGAATGGAAACACAGTAAAATCAATTTGTCAAAAGATTACCCAGATAAATTTGCTGATGCCTATTGGGTTTGGGCGCCACAAACCATTTATGATCCTGTGGTCAAAAAATATCTAATTTATTTTACTGTAAAATTCAAAGATGATGATAAGCTAGATTTTTACAGTGCTTATGCCAACAAGGATTTTTCAGGATTTGAATCTGTTCCAACATTAATGTACCGTGCCAAAGACGGCGCCATTGATGGTGATATTATTTATAAAGACGGAACGTATCATTTATTCTACAAGGGAAATACCAAAGATGAAAATGGTAAAGAAATTAAAAACGGTATAAAACAGGCAACCAGCAAATCGTTACAAGGACCGTGGAAGGAATCTTTTGAATATATAGATTATTACGCCGATAATAAAACAACGGTTGAGGGCTCTTCAGTTTTTAAGTTGAATAATTCTGAAGAATATATTTTAATGTACGATTTATATTCTAGTGGACGCTATGAGTTTCAGCGTAGTAAAGATTTATACAGTTTTACTCAAAAACCAGAATCCTTCACTAAAAATTTCCATCCAAGGCATGGAAGCGTTATAGGAATTACCAAGGAAGAATTAAACCGACTTAAAGACCAATGGGGAAATGATCCCGAAAAGCCAAGGCATTATAAGTCGCAAGGCAACCCAATTTTTACTCATAAGTATACTGCCGATCCTGCCGCCATTGTTGAAGATGATACCCTCTGGTTATATACGGGTCATGATTTCGAAGGTGGGCAAAAAGGCTATAAAATGAAAGATTGGTGCGTGTTTTCCACTACCAATATGCAAAATTGGACAGAATACCCCATTCCGCTTAAAATTACAGATTTTTCATGGGCAACGAGCGGAGATGCTTATGCTGGTCATGTTATAGAGAAAAATGGAAAATATTATTGGTACATAAGTACCAATTGGAGTGGCATAGGAGTAGCTGTTTCCGATACCCCTGAAGGGCCTTTTAAAGATGCTTTAGGAAAACCTTTATTAACGAATGAAGATTGTTTTGCGTCTTCGCATTCATGGGCATGTATCGATCCGGCAATCTTTATAGATAACGATGGTCAGGCTTGGATTTTCTGGGGAAACAGACAATGTTACTATGCCAAACTAAAAGAGAATATGATTGAAATTGATGGAGAGGTAAAACAATTAAATTTTGAAGGTTTTGAATTTACGGAAGCCCCTTGGATACATAAACGTAAAGGGAAGTATTATTTAACTTATGCTACAGAATTTCCTGAGAAAATAGCCTATGCCATGGCCGATAATATTGAAGGTCCTTACGAATATAAAGGCATTTTAAATGAAATAGCAGGGAATAGCAACACCAACCACCAGGCTATTGTTGAATTTAAAGGGCAATCATATTTTATATATCATAACGGAGGCATACAAACCGATGGTGGGAGTTATAGTCGATCGGTATGTATTGATAAACTGGAATATAATAAAGATGGAACTATAAAGCCAATTATAATGTCGACAACAGGAGTTAATAAATAA
- a CDS encoding glycoside hydrolase family 27 protein, which yields MKLSNVFKVFKLIAITAILVACKNSIKKEIVVTEALKKEEGFKAWAQTPPMGWNSWDCYGPTVKEHEIKANADYMAENLKDYGWEYVVVDIRWFVENPTSGGYNQKNPIYVIDEYGRYLPAANRFPSASNGNGFKALADYIHKKGLKFGIHIMRGIPKTAVENKLPIKGTNGITADQVYSTENQCKWLKDNYTIVANKPGAQEYYNSIFELYADWGVDFIKIDDLSAPIYHKEEIELIRKAIDNCGRNIVLSTSPGETPVNAAGHVSEHANMWRMVNDVWDSWWHIKHLMEVSQDWFDYIKPGTWPDCDMIPLGRLAIRGEVGEDRMANLTKEEQYTLMTFFTIFKSPLFFGGDLPSNDAFTLSLLTNKEVLKMHAESTNVRKLYFENEKLAITSKNEEEGVTYLALFNVSDASSLDVEVKLSDLGLSGKVKISNMWKGEEVGEFNHGFAQKLAPHASGLYKIEAVK from the coding sequence ATGAAACTAAGCAACGTATTCAAAGTATTCAAACTAATTGCTATTACTGCGATTTTAGTAGCCTGTAAAAACAGTATAAAAAAAGAAATTGTTGTAACCGAAGCACTTAAAAAGGAAGAGGGTTTTAAAGCATGGGCTCAAACACCCCCAATGGGCTGGAATAGTTGGGACTGCTACGGTCCTACAGTAAAGGAGCACGAAATAAAAGCGAATGCCGATTATATGGCCGAAAATCTTAAAGATTATGGTTGGGAATATGTGGTTGTCGATATTCGATGGTTTGTAGAAAATCCAACATCTGGAGGTTACAATCAAAAAAATCCAATATATGTTATAGATGAATATGGTAGATATTTGCCGGCAGCGAATAGATTTCCATCTGCCAGTAATGGAAATGGATTTAAAGCCTTAGCAGATTATATTCATAAAAAAGGACTGAAATTTGGAATTCATATCATGCGAGGAATTCCAAAAACTGCGGTTGAAAATAAACTTCCCATAAAAGGAACCAATGGTATTACGGCAGATCAAGTATATTCAACCGAAAACCAGTGTAAATGGTTAAAGGATAATTACACCATTGTAGCTAACAAACCTGGAGCTCAAGAATATTATAATTCTATTTTTGAATTGTATGCCGATTGGGGTGTTGATTTTATTAAAATAGATGATTTGTCGGCACCAATTTATCATAAAGAGGAAATTGAATTAATAAGAAAAGCTATTGATAACTGTGGACGCAATATAGTGTTAAGTACATCACCTGGTGAAACACCTGTAAATGCAGCAGGTCATGTTAGTGAACATGCCAATATGTGGCGTATGGTAAATGATGTTTGGGACAGTTGGTGGCATATTAAACATTTAATGGAGGTAAGTCAAGATTGGTTCGATTATATTAAACCAGGCACCTGGCCAGATTGCGATATGATTCCTTTGGGAAGGTTAGCTATCAGAGGTGAGGTTGGAGAAGACCGTATGGCAAATTTAACCAAGGAGGAACAATATACGTTAATGACGTTTTTTACCATTTTTAAATCACCGTTGTTTTTTGGAGGCGATTTGCCTAGTAACGATGCGTTTACGCTGTCGTTGTTAACCAATAAAGAGGTGTTAAAAATGCATGCTGAAAGTACGAATGTACGTAAACTGTATTTTGAAAACGAAAAATTAGCAATCACCTCAAAAAATGAAGAGGAAGGCGTGACTTATTTAGCATTATTCAATGTGTCAGATGCCTCTTCGCTTGATGTAGAAGTGAAATTATCAGATTTGGGCTTATCAGGAAAAGTTAAAATATCCAATATGTGGAAAGGCGAGGAAGTTGGCGAGTTTAACCATGGTTTTGCTCAAAAGTTAGCCCCTCACGCCTCGGGATTATATAAAATTGAAGCTGTAAAATAA
- a CDS encoding glycoside hydrolase family 43 protein yields MIETKTSQSYYKYILRFALSMLLCLSCITASKAQKKWHIQKDITLDAIRLSDPFILADAKTKMYYMTGTGGLLWKSKNLKYWEGPYKVTQIDTASWMGANPMIWASELHRYKDKYYYFSTFTNREVKIDTVAENIIERRASHILVSNKPDGPYIPMEDAIYLPASMPTLDGTFWVDTNGKPYMVYCYEWLQNGNGTIEKIELKSDLSGSVGEGKLLFKASDSPWSREKDSKGNDRPNKVTDGPFLFKTGTGRLGMLWTSWIYDVYVQGVAYSESGTLDGPWIQEKDPITPTNFGHGMLFKTFEGKTLMAIHSHKKIGEKTIRIPHLFEVDLSGDKLVVVKPFIP; encoded by the coding sequence ATGATAGAAACCAAAACATCACAAAGTTACTATAAATACATACTTAGGTTTGCGTTGTCGATGCTTTTATGCCTTTCATGTATTACTGCATCTAAAGCACAGAAAAAATGGCACATACAAAAGGACATAACTTTAGATGCTATACGATTAAGCGATCCATTTATTCTCGCGGATGCTAAAACAAAAATGTACTATATGACAGGTACAGGAGGCTTGCTTTGGAAAAGTAAAAACCTAAAGTATTGGGAAGGTCCTTATAAAGTAACGCAAATCGATACAGCATCATGGATGGGAGCTAATCCCATGATTTGGGCATCAGAACTTCATCGGTATAAAGATAAATACTATTATTTCTCCACATTTACCAATAGAGAAGTAAAAATAGATACAGTGGCAGAAAATATTATTGAGCGTCGTGCAAGTCATATTTTAGTAAGCAATAAACCCGATGGGCCTTACATTCCTATGGAAGACGCTATTTATTTACCTGCCAGTATGCCAACGCTAGATGGTACGTTTTGGGTTGATACTAATGGAAAGCCATATATGGTTTATTGTTACGAATGGTTGCAGAATGGTAATGGCACTATAGAAAAGATTGAATTAAAATCCGATTTAAGTGGTTCGGTGGGAGAAGGTAAGTTATTGTTTAAAGCAAGTGATTCGCCTTGGAGTCGCGAAAAAGATAGCAAAGGTAATGACAGACCAAATAAGGTAACCGATGGTCCTTTTTTGTTTAAAACAGGAACAGGACGTTTGGGAATGCTCTGGACAAGCTGGATTTACGATGTGTATGTGCAAGGTGTTGCTTATTCTGAAAGTGGCACTTTAGATGGCCCTTGGATTCAAGAAAAAGACCCTATAACGCCAACAAATTTTGGTCATGGGATGCTGTTTAAAACTTTCGAAGGAAAAACATTAATGGCCATTCATAGCCATAAAAAGATAGGAGAAAAAACAATTAGAATCCCACATTTGTTTGAAGTAGACTTATCTGGTGATAAATTGGTAGTAGTAAAGCCTTTTATTCCCTAG